One genomic segment of Salinibacter grassmerensis includes these proteins:
- the ribE gene encoding 6,7-dimethyl-8-ribityllumazine synthase, with protein MPTHLEGDLVIDDHRFALVVGRFNEHITEDLLDGALDTLERHGADLDEATVVHVPGSWEIPVAAQKCARTGDYDAVICLGAVIRGETPHFDYVCSGATSGTMQTSLDTEVPVLFGILTTDTVDQAIARAGSKAGNKGREAAEAAIEMATLMPKLGN; from the coding sequence ATGCCCACGCACCTCGAAGGAGACCTCGTCATTGACGACCACCGCTTTGCCCTCGTCGTGGGGCGCTTCAACGAGCACATCACCGAGGACTTGCTCGACGGCGCCCTCGACACGCTAGAGCGCCACGGGGCCGACCTAGATGAGGCCACGGTGGTCCACGTACCGGGCTCGTGGGAGATTCCCGTCGCGGCCCAGAAGTGCGCCCGCACCGGCGATTACGATGCGGTGATCTGCCTGGGCGCCGTCATCCGGGGCGAGACGCCTCACTTCGACTACGTGTGCTCGGGGGCCACGAGCGGGACGATGCAGACATCCCTCGACACGGAGGTGCCGGTGCTGTTTGGGATTCTGACGACCGATACCGTCGACCAGGCGATCGCTCGGGCCGGATCGAAGGCTGGCAACAAGGGGCGCGAGGCCGCCGAGGCTGCCATCGAGATGGCGACGCTCATGCCCAAGCTCGGAAACTGA
- a CDS encoding PHP domain-containing protein: MTSDAPVHADLHAHTQCSDGYLSPEALVARAAEQGLQAFAVTDHDTVEGLPAARDAAAAHGLRFVSGVELSVEVDDRAVHLLGYGFDPEHPALTDYLSDFTARRRERLQQMVRRLADQGVDVSADTIEQHVGASAAPGRPHLARALAAEGHVDDYRDAFEQYLGMDQPVYVPAPTRSAGAAIDTLHAAGGAAVLAHPGQWMPSPVLRALREQGLDGIECYASSHPDYLVDYYRKICRAHDLLMTGGSDYHGGPEAEDDGPGSVGLVRGRWERFRDAAL, translated from the coding sequence CGGTCCACGCCGACCTACACGCCCACACCCAGTGCTCCGATGGGTATCTCTCGCCGGAGGCGCTCGTGGCTCGGGCGGCCGAGCAGGGTCTTCAGGCATTCGCCGTGACGGACCACGACACCGTAGAGGGTCTCCCGGCGGCCCGCGACGCGGCAGCGGCCCACGGCCTTCGATTCGTGTCGGGCGTGGAGCTCAGTGTGGAAGTGGACGATCGTGCCGTTCACCTCCTGGGCTACGGGTTTGATCCGGAGCATCCGGCCCTCACCGACTACCTATCGGACTTTACCGCCCGACGCCGAGAACGCCTCCAGCAGATGGTTCGACGGCTCGCGGACCAGGGGGTTGATGTCTCCGCCGACACGATCGAGCAGCACGTCGGGGCGAGTGCGGCACCGGGCCGCCCCCACCTGGCGCGGGCTCTGGCGGCGGAGGGGCATGTTGACGACTACAGGGATGCGTTCGAGCAGTACCTGGGGATGGACCAGCCGGTGTACGTGCCGGCGCCGACCCGGTCCGCAGGGGCGGCCATCGACACGCTGCACGCCGCAGGGGGCGCTGCGGTGCTGGCCCATCCCGGCCAGTGGATGCCGAGTCCCGTGCTCCGGGCCCTCCGTGAGCAGGGACTGGACGGCATCGAATGCTATGCCTCAAGCCACCCCGATTACCTCGTCGACTACTACCGGAAAATCTGCCGGGCCCACGATCTGCTGATGACCGGTGGCTCCGACTACCACGGCGGGCCGGAGGCGGAAGACGATGGGCCGGGCAGCGTGGGGCTCGTGCGGGGCCGCTGGGAACGATTCCGGGACGCTGCCCTGTAA